One segment of Brassica napus cultivar Da-Ae chromosome C3, Da-Ae, whole genome shotgun sequence DNA contains the following:
- the LOC106390096 gene encoding phenylacetaldehyde reductase-like — translation MSSEEEKTVCVTGASGYIASWIVKLLLLRGYTVKASVRDPNDPRKTEHLLALEGAEERLQLFKANLLEEGSFDSAIDGCQGVFHTASPFYHDVKDPQAELLDPAVKGTINVLSTCLKTPSVKRVVLTSSIAAVAFNGMPRTPDTIVDETWFADPDYCRAAKLWYVLSKTLAENAAWKFAKENDMQLVSINAAMVIGPLLQPTLNTSAAAVLSLIKGAQTFPNATFGWVNVKDVANAHIQAFENPEANGRYCLVERVAHYSEVVNILHDLYPDFQLPEKCADEKIFIPTYKVSKEKAESLGVEFVPLEVSIKETVESLQDKGFIRF, via the exons ATGAGCAGCGAAGAAGAGAAGACGGTGTGTGTGACAGGAGCTTCAGGTTACATTGCTTCATGGATCGTCAAGCTTCTCCTTCTCCGCGGCTACACCGTTAAAGCCTCTGTTCGTGATCCAA ATGATCCGAGAAAAACAGAGCATTTGCTTGCGTTAGAAGGTGCAGAGGAAAGGCTTCAATTATTCAAAGCAAACTTGTTAGAAGAAGGCTCTTTCGATTCAGCAATCGATGGTTGCCAAGGAGTATTCCACACCGCCTCACCGTTCTATCACGATGTCAAAGATCCTCAGGCTGAGTTACTTGATCCAGCGGTGAAAGGAACAATCAATGTTCTAAGCACTTGCTTGAAGACTCCCTCTGTTAAGAGAGTCGTCTTAACCTCATCTATAGCAGCTGTTGCTTTCAATGGCATGCCTCGAACACCCGATACCATAGTTGATGAAACTTGGTTCGCCGATCCTGATTATTGCAGAGCTGCCaag cTATGGTATGTACTCTCCAAGACATTAGCTGAAAACGCAGCGTGGAAGTTCGCGAAAGAGAACGATATGCAGTTAGTTTCGATAAACGCAGCAATGGTGATTGGTCCTCTGTTACAGCCAACGCTCAACACTAGTGCTGCTGCGGTACTAAGCTTGATCAAAG GAGCACAGACGTTTCCTAATGCGACATTCGGGTGGGTTAATGTTAAAGATGTAGCCAACGCTCATATCCAAGCGTTTGAGAATCCAGAAGCTAATGGAAGATACTGTTTAGTGGAGAGAGTTGCTCATTACTCCGAGGTTGTTAACATTTTGCATGATCTTTATCCTGATTTTCAACTCCCGGAGAA GTGTGCAGATGAAAAGATATTTATTCCAACCTACAAAGTGTCTAAAGAGAAAGCAGAGTCTCTTGGGGTTGAGTTTGTGCCATTGGAGGTTAGCATAAAGGAGACTGTTGAGAGTTTGCAAGACAAAGGGTTCATCAGATTCTGA